Proteins from a genomic interval of Capsicum annuum cultivar UCD-10X-F1 chromosome 4, UCD10Xv1.1, whole genome shotgun sequence:
- the LOC107866860 gene encoding GDSL esterase/lipase EXL3 — translation MVTLYYFLYFMLMFATINYIISCEGKVQLPKNVVLKAVFAFGDSIVDQGNNNYIPTIAKCNFPPYGKDFNGGMPTGRFGNGKTPPDLIVEELGLKELVPAYLDTNVNSEDFKTGVSFASGGCGFDPLTSSLAAAIPLSGQVNQFKEYIGKLEGLVGEEEAKYIINNSLFLVVAGSDDLANTYFTAGIRLKKDLNSYTDLMVAKASEFIQELYNLGARNFGIFGIPPIGCLPSQRTLAGGLTRGCVKEYNDAAQLANSKFSVGFDTLSKKLAQSKLVLVDIYNPIIDIIVNPKKYGFEEVERGCCGTGIIEVTLLCNKFTKTCDDDTKYLFWDSYHPTEKAYRILVNQILQKYINRFL, via the exons ATGGTTACATTATactactttctttattttatgttaatgTTTGCTACTATCAATTATATTATAAGCTGTGAAGGGAAAGTGCAGTTACCAAAGAATGTGGTTTTAAAAGCAGTATTTGCATTTGGAGATTCAATTGTTGATCAaggaaataataattatataCCAACTATAGCAAAGTGTAATTTTCCACCTTATGGTAAAGACTTCAATGGTGGAATGCCCACAGGAAGATTTGGCAACGGCAAAACGCCACCGGATTTGATAG TTGAGGAATTGGGGTTAAAAGAGCTTGTGCCAGCTTACTTGGATACAAATGTGAATAGTGAAGATTTCAAAACTGGAGTAAGCTTTGCATCTGGTGGTTGTGGATTTGATCCTCTAACATCTTCCCTCGCG GCAGCCATACCCCTATCAGGACAAGTAAATCAGTTCAAAGAGTATATTGGGAAGCTAGAAGGATTAGTTGGGGAAGAAGAAGccaaatatattataaataatagcCTATTTTTGGTGGTTGCTGGAAGTGATGATCTTGCTAATACATATTTCACTGCTGGAATTAGACTAAAGAAGGATCTTAATTCATATACTGATCTCATGGTGGCCAAAGCTTCTGAATTTATCCAA GAATTGTACAACTTGGGAGCAAGaaattttgggatttttggaATTCCTCCAATAGGGTGTTTGCCATCACAGAGAACACTAGCTGGCGGGCTTACTAGAGGATGTGTTAAGGAATACAATGATGCAGCCCAATTGGCCAACTCAAAATTCTCAGTTGGCTTTGATACATTATCAAAAAAGTTGGCCCAATCCAAGCTTGTGCTCGTAGATATCTATAATCCTATTATTGATATCATTGTCAACCCCAAAAAATATG GATTTGAAGAAGTTGAGAGAGGGTGTTGTGGCACAGGAATAATAGAGGTGACATTATTATGCAACAAATTCACTAAAACATGTGACGATgatacaaaatatttattttgggataGTTATCATCCAACTGAGAAAGCTTACAGGATTCTTGTTAATCAAATCTTACAAAAATATATCAACCGTTTCTTGTAG